Proteins encoded by one window of Arachis hypogaea cultivar Tifrunner chromosome 1, arahy.Tifrunner.gnm2.J5K5, whole genome shotgun sequence:
- the LOC112799282 gene encoding SUMO-conjugating enzyme SCE1 codes for MSGIARGRLAEERKSWRKNHPHGFVAKPETLPDGTVNLMVWHCTIPGKSGTDWEGGFFPLTMHFSEDYPSKPPKCKFPQGFFHPNVYPSGTVCLSILNEDSGWRPAITVKQILVGIQDLLDQPNPADPAQTEGYHLFIQDATEYKRRVRQQAKQYPPII; via the exons atgtcTGGTATTGCTCGTGGACGACTCGCTGAGGAGCGCAAGTCGTGGCGCAAGAATCATCCTCAT GGTTTTGTGGCGAAACCGGAGACGCTGCCTGATGGTACCGTGAATTTGATGGTGTGGCATTGCACTATTCCTGGGAAGTCTGGG ACTGATTGGGAAGGTGGCTTTTTCCCCCTTACAATGCACTTCAGTGAAGACTACCCTAGCAAGCCTCCTAAGTGTAAATTCCCACAAGGCTTCTTCCACCCTAATGTCTATCCATCTGGAACTGTATGCTTGTCTATACTTAATGAGGATAGT GGGTGGAGACCAGCTATAACAGTGAAGCAAATTCTTGTTGGTATCCAGGATTTGCTTGACCAGCCAAATCCTGCTGATCCTGCTCAGACAGAGGGATATCATCTATTTATCCAG GATGCTACAGAGTATAAAAGAAGGGTCAGGCAGCAGGCAAAGCAATACCCACCAATAATCTAG
- the LOC140180372 gene encoding uncharacterized protein yields MSESFNAVLVKAREKPIVTMLEDIRVYMMTRWAVNKERVINYPGNIMPMISKKLEKRTSLARDWRPYWSAASKYEVMCGLDKYIVDLAAGDCSSRKWQLSGIPCPHDISCITFKGLDLESYVDDCYKKEDYQRCYREVIHPVNGSELWKRTQYDDVIPPPYRRPSHRPVKKRK; encoded by the coding sequence ATGAGTGAGAGTTTCAATGCTGTCCTAGTAAAAGCAAGAGAGAAACCTATTGTAACCATGTTAGAGGATATTAGGGTGTATATGATGACTAGATGGGCTGTAAATAAGGAAAGGGTTATAAATTATCCAGGAAACATTATGCCAATGATTAGCAAGAAATTAGAGAAACGGACAAGCTTAGCTAGGGACTGGAGGCCATACTGGTCAGCTGCAAGTAAGTACGAGGTTATGTGTGGTCTAGATAAATACATTGTGGATCTGGCTGCTGGTGACTGTTCTAGTAGAAAATGGCAGCTGAGTGGGATTCCTTGTCCTCATGACATTAGCTGCATCACCTTCAAAGGCCTTGATTTGGAGTCTTATGTGGACGATTGCTACAAGAAGGAGGACTACCAGAGGTGCTACCGGGAGGTCATACATCCTGTAAACGGCTCAGAGCTATGGAAGAGGACTCAGTATGATGATGTCATCCCACCTCCATATAGGAGGCCCAGCCACAGACCTGTGAAGAAGAGGAAGTGA